Proteins from one Gimesia maris genomic window:
- a CDS encoding FixH family protein, protein MCLLNCFTCLIMSGCGNAGPELATVTGNVTLDGKPVPDARVDFSPQEGRASVGTTNAEGVYELQYSLEKEGAVIGSHNVKITTERATTGGEGNEPLVPGSKELLPSVYNSNSQLTAEVTSGENVIDFSLQSQPD, encoded by the coding sequence TTGTGCTTATTGAATTGTTTCACCTGTCTGATAATGTCAGGTTGCGGGAATGCAGGCCCTGAACTTGCTACCGTAACCGGTAACGTCACTCTCGATGGAAAACCCGTACCTGATGCACGGGTTGATTTTTCCCCGCAGGAAGGACGTGCTTCGGTCGGTACAACAAATGCCGAAGGCGTTTATGAATTACAGTACTCCCTCGAAAAAGAAGGGGCAGTGATTGGTTCGCATAATGTCAAAATCACCACGGAACGTGCGACAACAGGGGGTGAAGGAAATGAACCGCTGGTACCCGGTTCTAAGGAACTGCTTCCATCAGTATATAATTCGAATAGCCAGCTGACTGCCGAAGTCACATCAGGTGAAAATGTCATTGATTTTTCTCTCCAGAGTCAACCCGACTAA